The proteins below come from a single Flavobacterium lindanitolerans genomic window:
- a CDS encoding monovalent cation:proton antiporter-2 (CPA2) family protein, which translates to MENSFFLQAIIYLAAAVICVPIAKKIGLSSILGYLFSGIIIGPFVMGFIGSEGQDLMHFAEFGVVMMLFLIGLELDPYKFWKMRRFILGMGSLQVGLTSLVLFTCSSIIFDWSWQTALTISLALSLSSTAIVLQTLKEKGMLQTSVGRSSFAVLLFQDIAVIPILALIPLLASSSHIIPEEDLHHSLISNLDGWLQTLIVTGVIATIYFGGKYIIVPLLHIIAKTRLQELFTASALLLVLGVSYLMQIVGLSPALGAFMAGVVLANSEFRHELEGDIAPFKGLFLGLFFIGVGASINFRLIIDNPAFILIFGFILTMIKFFVFLGIGKLYNKKIDQNFIFSIGLSQAGEFGFVIMSFSMQLNIIPNMLANQIMAIIAISMIATPFLLLINERLIDPYFGVKEKESNTYDEINENNKVIIAGFGNFGSTIGRLLKTNKIPATILDLDSDRVDSLRKMGFKVYYGDATRLELLKAAGCENAELFIAAIDNPTVNLIVIEMLKKHFPHLKILARARNRNDAFEIIDMGIENIYRENLYSAVHLGIDALVYLGHRRYSATRQGQRFIKYDEDAIFRLAKKRHDKKAFMISAMEEIEMQEQLFKSDLLNPMGPDDHAWDSENLKKDT; encoded by the coding sequence ATGGAAAATAGTTTTTTTCTTCAGGCAATAATCTATCTGGCAGCAGCCGTAATCTGCGTCCCAATAGCTAAAAAAATTGGATTGAGTTCAATTCTGGGCTATCTGTTTTCTGGAATAATTATTGGTCCATTCGTCATGGGCTTTATAGGTTCTGAAGGACAAGACCTGATGCATTTTGCAGAATTTGGCGTAGTCATGATGCTTTTTTTAATCGGATTGGAATTAGACCCCTACAAATTCTGGAAAATGAGGCGCTTCATCTTAGGCATGGGATCGCTTCAGGTGGGTCTTACCTCTTTGGTACTTTTTACCTGTTCTTCCATTATTTTTGACTGGAGCTGGCAGACGGCATTAACTATTTCACTCGCATTATCGCTGTCTTCAACCGCTATCGTATTACAGACACTTAAAGAAAAAGGAATGCTACAGACATCGGTTGGACGCTCTTCCTTTGCTGTTTTGCTCTTTCAGGATATAGCTGTTATTCCTATACTTGCTCTCATTCCTTTACTGGCTTCCAGTTCCCACATAATTCCTGAAGAAGACCTGCATCATTCCCTGATTTCAAATCTGGACGGCTGGTTACAGACTTTAATTGTAACAGGAGTTATTGCGACCATTTATTTTGGTGGAAAATATATTATTGTGCCTTTGCTCCATATTATTGCTAAAACCAGGCTGCAGGAACTATTCACTGCTTCGGCCTTACTCCTTGTATTGGGCGTTTCCTACCTGATGCAAATTGTCGGGCTAAGCCCTGCTTTAGGTGCTTTTATGGCGGGAGTCGTTTTGGCCAATTCTGAATTCCGTCATGAACTGGAAGGCGATATTGCTCCTTTTAAAGGATTGTTTTTAGGATTGTTTTTTATTGGCGTTGGCGCTTCCATAAATTTCAGGTTGATTATTGACAATCCGGCTTTTATCCTGATTTTCGGGTTTATACTGACTATGATAAAATTCTTTGTCTTTTTAGGAATCGGAAAACTATACAATAAAAAAATCGACCAGAACTTTATCTTTTCGATTGGCTTGAGTCAGGCAGGAGAATTCGGGTTCGTAATCATGAGCTTTTCCATGCAGTTGAATATCATCCCGAATATGCTCGCAAACCAGATTATGGCTATTATTGCCATCAGTATGATTGCTACACCGTTCCTTTTGCTGATAAATGAAAGATTAATTGACCCCTATTTTGGCGTAAAAGAAAAAGAATCCAACACCTATGATGAAATCAATGAAAATAACAAGGTGATTATTGCCGGTTTTGGAAATTTTGGAAGTACAATAGGTCGTCTTTTAAAAACCAATAAGATTCCGGCAACCATTCTCGACCTCGATTCTGACCGTGTTGATTCGCTTCGAAAAATGGGTTTTAAGGTATATTATGGCGATGCTACCCGACTGGAACTGCTCAAAGCTGCTGGTTGTGAAAATGCGGAACTTTTTATTGCAGCCATTGACAACCCAACCGTAAACCTCATCGTAATTGAAATGCTTAAAAAACATTTCCCGCATTTAAAAATTCTGGCAAGGGCCCGAAACAGGAATGATGCTTTCGAAATTATTGATATGGGAATTGAAAATATTTACCGCGAAAATCTTTATAGTGCCGTACACCTGGGCATAGATGCCTTAGTTTATCTGGGACACCGTCGTTATTCCGCAACGCGGCAAGGGCAAAGGTTTATCAAATATGATGAAGATGCAATTTTCAGGCTGGCCAAAAAACGCCATGACAAAAAGGCTTTTATGATTTCGGCTATGGAAGAAATAGAAATGCAGGAACAGCTTTTCAAAAGCGACCTGCTCAATCCAATGGGGCCTGATGACCATGCATGGGATAGCGAAAACCTGAAAAAAGACACTTAG
- a CDS encoding NAD(P)H-dependent oxidoreductase, translated as MSKNKILILFAHPLFEKSFANKILTEHIPDSHSITFHDLYETYPEFDIDVKHEQELLKQHDIIIWQHPMYWYSCPPLLKQWIDMVLEYGWAYGKYGLALQDKVIFQAITTGANAENYSAEGLHLFTIPELLRPFSQTAKVCRMEYLPPFVIHGTHKMDEQTCHEKAASYAQLLMYLTNNEVDIRKIQEFPYMNDWMQSKNI; from the coding sequence ATGTCGAAGAACAAAATTCTAATATTGTTTGCTCACCCTCTATTCGAAAAATCTTTTGCGAACAAAATCCTGACGGAACATATCCCCGACTCACACAGCATCACTTTTCACGATTTATACGAAACCTATCCCGAATTTGATATTGATGTAAAACACGAGCAGGAACTCTTAAAACAGCACGACATCATTATCTGGCAACACCCAATGTATTGGTATAGCTGTCCGCCTTTATTAAAACAATGGATAGATATGGTTTTGGAATATGGCTGGGCCTATGGAAAGTATGGATTGGCATTACAGGACAAAGTTATTTTCCAAGCCATAACCACAGGTGCCAATGCGGAAAACTATTCGGCAGAAGGATTACATCTGTTTACAATACCAGAACTGTTGCGGCCTTTTAGCCAAACCGCCAAAGTATGTCGTATGGAATATTTACCTCCATTTGTAATTCACGGCACCCATAAAATGGACGAACAGACCTGCCACGAAAAAGCAGCCTCCTATGCACAACTGCTTATGTATTTAACAAATAACGAAGTTGATATTCGAAAGATACAGGAGTTTCCTTATATGAACGATTGGATGCAATCTAAAAACATTTGA
- the purB gene encoding adenylosuccinate lyase: MTTLTELNAISPIDGRYRSKTYSLSHYFSEEALIRYRVLVEIEYFISLCQIPLPQLKTVDASLFDSLRNIYKNFSADDAKAIKEIEKTTNHDVKAVEYFIKEAFDKLGLSEYKEFIHFGLTSQDINNTAIPLSTKEAFQEVYLKSLIELTAKLKELSTEWADVPMLARTHGQPASPTRLGKEIAVFVERLEEQMRLLFNVPFAAKFGGATGNFNAHHVAYRQIDWKQFGKDFVEGTLGLQHSFPTTQIEHYDHFAAFFDALKRINTILIDLDRDIWTYVSMDYFKQKIKAGEVGSSAMPHKVNPIDFENSEGNLGIANAIFEHLSAKLPLSRLQRDLTDSTVLRNIGVPMGHTIIGFEATLKGLNKLLLNAAKFEEDLEKNWAVVAEAIQTILRREGYPNPYEALKGLTRTNEVMNKESIHNFIKTLDISDAVKAELLVITPSNYLGI; the protein is encoded by the coding sequence ATGACAACTCTAACTGAACTAAACGCTATATCTCCAATTGACGGGCGATATAGAAGCAAAACGTATTCCTTATCACACTATTTTTCAGAAGAAGCACTGATTCGCTATCGCGTGCTTGTTGAAATAGAATATTTCATTTCACTTTGCCAGATTCCGTTGCCACAGCTAAAAACTGTTGACGCATCGCTATTTGACAGTTTGAGAAACATCTACAAAAATTTTAGCGCTGATGATGCTAAAGCTATAAAGGAAATTGAAAAAACGACTAACCACGATGTCAAGGCTGTTGAATATTTTATAAAGGAAGCATTTGACAAGCTCGGACTATCCGAATATAAAGAGTTTATCCATTTTGGATTGACTTCTCAAGACATTAACAATACGGCAATCCCGTTATCGACCAAAGAAGCTTTCCAGGAAGTATATCTGAAATCGCTGATTGAGCTGACTGCCAAACTTAAAGAATTAAGTACCGAATGGGCAGATGTGCCAATGCTGGCCAGAACTCACGGACAACCGGCCTCTCCTACCCGATTAGGCAAAGAAATAGCTGTGTTTGTAGAAAGGCTGGAAGAACAGATGCGCCTTCTTTTTAATGTTCCTTTTGCTGCCAAATTTGGTGGTGCAACCGGAAATTTCAATGCCCATCATGTGGCTTACAGACAAATTGACTGGAAACAGTTTGGAAAAGATTTCGTTGAAGGAACGTTAGGATTACAGCATTCGTTTCCAACAACGCAAATTGAGCATTACGACCATTTTGCTGCTTTTTTTGATGCATTGAAACGAATCAACACTATCCTGATTGACCTTGACAGAGACATCTGGACTTATGTATCGATGGATTACTTCAAGCAAAAAATCAAAGCCGGTGAAGTAGGTTCTTCTGCCATGCCACACAAAGTAAATCCTATTGATTTTGAAAACTCGGAAGGAAACCTTGGAATTGCAAATGCCATTTTTGAACATCTTTCTGCCAAACTACCCTTATCAAGATTACAGAGAGACCTTACGGATAGCACAGTATTGAGAAACATAGGCGTACCTATGGGCCATACGATTATCGGTTTTGAAGCAACCTTGAAAGGATTAAACAAACTGTTACTGAACGCTGCTAAATTTGAAGAAGATTTGGAGAAAAACTGGGCTGTTGTTGCCGAGGCTATCCAGACCATCCTGCGAAGAGAGGGCTATCCAAATCCGTACGAAGCCTTAAAAGGTCTTACAAGAACCAATGAAGTAATGAATAAGGAATCCATCCATAATTTTATCAAAACTCTGGATATTTCTGATGCCGTGAAAGCAGAATTGCTGGTAATTACGCCAAGCAATTACTTAGGAATCTAA
- a CDS encoding SIR2 family NAD-dependent protein deacylase: protein MKKKLVVLTGAGISAESGIKTFRDSDGLWEGHDIMEVASPEGWKKNPVLVLDFYNKRRQQLKEVLPNAAHIILAELEQHFDVHIITQNVDDLHERAGSTKVLHLHGELLKARSTQNHRHIIEWQDDLFLGNLDTNGHQLRPHIVWFGEAVPALDEAVRITHEADFFAVVGTSLQVYPAAGLVDFAKPGTPLYYVDLNPARITNLSNELEIIPKTASEGMKILKEKLLRLA, encoded by the coding sequence ATGAAAAAGAAACTTGTAGTACTTACCGGAGCCGGAATCAGTGCTGAAAGCGGCATTAAAACTTTTCGCGATTCAGACGGATTATGGGAAGGCCACGACATTATGGAAGTCGCATCTCCGGAAGGCTGGAAAAAAAATCCTGTCCTGGTTTTGGATTTCTACAACAAAAGGCGCCAACAACTTAAAGAAGTCCTGCCAAATGCCGCACATATAATCCTGGCAGAATTGGAACAACACTTCGATGTACATATCATTACTCAAAATGTAGACGATTTACATGAAAGAGCCGGAAGCACGAAAGTATTGCACCTGCACGGAGAATTGCTAAAAGCACGCAGTACCCAAAACCACCGTCATATTATAGAGTGGCAAGACGATTTGTTTTTAGGCAATCTGGACACTAACGGGCATCAGCTCCGCCCGCATATTGTATGGTTTGGCGAAGCAGTACCTGCTTTGGACGAAGCTGTAAGAATCACACACGAAGCTGATTTTTTTGCCGTAGTAGGAACTTCATTACAGGTTTATCCGGCAGCAGGACTCGTTGATTTTGCAAAGCCGGGAACACCTTTATATTATGTCGATTTAAATCCCGCCCGAATTACAAACCTGAGTAACGAATTGGAGATTATTCCCAAAACAGCTTCCGAAGGCATGAAAATCTTAAAAGAAAAGCTGCTTCGGCTTGCCTAA
- a CDS encoding winged helix-turn-helix transcriptional regulator yields MKAKERATENKICPLEIAVNSISGKWKIPIVWQMNEGKKRPSEFLRGIAKVDRRVLNQQLKEMEKDGILTKETFNELPPRVEYSLTELGEKLVLVLWQLNDWGKLLLEKEPLTTETQTV; encoded by the coding sequence ATGAAAGCAAAGGAAAGAGCAACCGAAAATAAAATCTGTCCGTTAGAAATTGCTGTAAATTCCATATCCGGAAAATGGAAAATCCCTATTGTGTGGCAAATGAACGAAGGTAAAAAACGTCCAAGCGAATTTCTAAGAGGCATTGCCAAGGTAGACCGCCGTGTATTGAACCAGCAATTAAAAGAAATGGAAAAAGACGGTATCTTAACCAAAGAAACTTTTAATGAACTGCCACCTCGTGTAGAATATTCCTTAACCGAATTGGGAGAAAAGCTGGTTCTGGTTTTATGGCAGTTAAACGATTGGGGAAAATTACTATTGGAAAAAGAACCCCTCACTACAGAAACACAAACAGTATGA
- a CDS encoding DNA alkylation repair protein, producing MAEIKRKGARSAKDIPATILEQLNRGRIETVNLTEWLAVDQRILLENLLEEKGRTSYLAPVLETIEQLKKQTVNTINEAIGKGLYRVVSQAGDSHFLEEIATHPSDLVRCWATYYIASDKNHSVEEVLELIKPFAADKHFGVREISWLSVRKLISADISESIKILSEWTKSNDENVRRFASEATRPRGVWCEHIDALKQQPELGLPILEPLRSDKAKYVQDSVGNWLNDASKSQPKFVMELCERWRKESPCRETDYIIKKALRTIENKT from the coding sequence ATGGCAGAAATTAAAAGAAAAGGAGCCCGCTCCGCAAAAGATATTCCAGCAACTATTCTGGAACAGTTGAACAGGGGCAGGATAGAAACTGTAAATCTTACGGAATGGCTGGCAGTCGACCAAAGAATACTACTTGAAAATTTGTTGGAAGAAAAAGGAAGGACCTCTTATCTGGCTCCTGTTTTAGAAACTATTGAGCAGTTAAAAAAACAAACGGTCAATACCATCAATGAAGCTATAGGAAAGGGACTTTATCGTGTGGTATCACAAGCAGGAGACTCTCATTTTCTGGAGGAAATTGCCACGCATCCTTCTGATTTGGTTCGTTGTTGGGCAACCTATTATATTGCATCTGATAAGAATCATAGTGTAGAGGAGGTATTAGAATTGATAAAGCCATTTGCGGCAGATAAACATTTTGGAGTAAGGGAGATTTCCTGGCTTTCGGTACGAAAATTAATTTCTGCGGATATTAGCGAAAGCATAAAAATCCTTTCAGAATGGACCAAAAGCAATGACGAAAATGTAAGGCGTTTTGCCAGTGAAGCAACCCGACCTCGCGGAGTCTGGTGCGAACATATTGATGCGCTCAAACAGCAACCGGAACTGGGACTGCCAATTTTGGAACCCTTGCGTTCCGACAAGGCAAAATATGTACAGGACAGCGTTGGTAACTGGCTCAACGATGCCAGCAAATCACAGCCCAAATTTGTAATGGAACTCTGTGAAAGATGGCGCAAAGAATCTCCGTGCAGGGAAACAGATTATATCATTAAAAAAGCACTTCGTACAATCGAAAACAAAACTTAG
- a CDS encoding anti-sigma factor, with translation MDKQEYIESGILELYVFGQLEEPEFSKITEMAKNDEDIRNEIISIEKAIINFSESMAPFLSSENYEKIRTSLMLKHRITAEEKPKPGIALYLGWAASILLMIGVGYQYVQLEDKKDTIQTIETEKSKLQQSVTDLNLQNKNTEAALSVIRDNSNTAVAMEGQEVSPLSYAKVYWNKTTKAVHIDASGLPEPPEGMVYQVWALKLNPLTPTSIGLLDNFKDNTKRFFAIEKAEEAEAFGITLEPAGGSPSPTLGQLYTLGKV, from the coding sequence ATGGACAAACAGGAATACATAGAATCAGGTATTTTAGAATTATATGTCTTTGGACAATTGGAAGAACCGGAATTCAGCAAAATCACGGAAATGGCCAAAAATGATGAAGATATTCGCAATGAAATTATCTCCATCGAAAAAGCTATCATTAATTTCTCTGAGAGCATGGCTCCTTTTCTTTCATCAGAAAATTATGAAAAGATTCGTACCTCATTAATGCTCAAGCACAGAATAACAGCAGAAGAAAAACCAAAACCTGGCATTGCCTTGTATTTGGGATGGGCAGCGTCTATATTGCTTATGATTGGTGTAGGATACCAATACGTACAGTTAGAAGACAAAAAAGATACAATCCAGACTATAGAAACAGAAAAAAGCAAATTGCAGCAATCTGTAACCGACCTTAATTTACAGAACAAAAATACCGAAGCTGCCTTATCCGTCATTCGGGACAACAGCAACACTGCTGTAGCTATGGAAGGACAGGAAGTTTCACCACTATCTTACGCAAAAGTTTATTGGAACAAAACCACTAAAGCCGTACATATTGATGCGTCCGGATTACCTGAACCGCCAGAAGGAATGGTGTATCAGGTATGGGCATTAAAGCTCAATCCGCTGACGCCAACAAGCATTGGCCTTCTTGATAATTTCAAAGACAACACAAAACGTTTCTTTGCCATTGAAAAGGCAGAAGAAGCCGAGGCTTTCGGGATTACACTGGAACCGGCTGGCGGAAGCCCATCGCCTACTTTAGGACAGCTTTATACTCTGGGAAAAGTTTAA
- a CDS encoding RNA polymerase sigma factor translates to MSQEELLQQIYKKDDRAFTLLYDMYSKSLFSVIYNLIRDHEEAEDILQETFVKIWKNIESYDESKGRFYTWILNISRNASIDRLRSKGFNNRQKNLSSDNFVHLLDESNKMNHKIDTIGIREFVKKLKPKCIQILDLLFFKGYTQQEASEELQIPLGTIKTQNRNCINDLRNFLKV, encoded by the coding sequence ATGTCTCAGGAAGAATTGCTACAGCAAATTTATAAAAAAGACGATAGAGCCTTCACACTGCTCTATGATATGTATTCTAAAAGTCTTTTCAGTGTCATTTATAATCTGATACGCGACCATGAGGAAGCTGAAGATATACTTCAGGAAACTTTTGTGAAAATATGGAAAAATATCGAAAGCTATGACGAATCCAAAGGAAGATTCTACACATGGATACTCAATATTTCGCGAAACGCCTCGATTGACAGGCTTCGTTCCAAAGGCTTTAACAACAGGCAAAAAAACCTCTCGTCTGATAATTTCGTACATCTTCTTGACGAAAGCAATAAAATGAACCATAAAATTGACACCATCGGAATCAGGGAATTTGTCAAAAAATTAAAGCCGAAATGCATCCAGATTCTCGACCTGTTATTTTTTAAAGGGTATACACAGCAGGAAGCATCGGAAGAATTACAGATTCCGTTAGGAACTATAAAAACCCAAAACAGAAACTGTATCAATGATTTAAGAAACTTTTTAAAAGTATAA
- a CDS encoding TrmH family RNA methyltransferase, with translation MKEKVWELDYLAYLEGFLTESRKEKFLKILEQRTNHFTIALEDVYQLHNTSAVMRSCEVFGIQNLHVVEEKYGKKIDKEIAMGAQKWVDVNRYNSNTECLKTLKEKGYQIIATTPHNDSCLLHEFDITKRSALFFGTERGGLSEEVMEEADGFLKIPMVGFTESLNISVSAAIVIQDITSRLRQSDVDWKLTEDEILSRRLAWAKNSIRDIKRIEQRYMEMNNISG, from the coding sequence ATGAAAGAAAAAGTCTGGGAACTTGATTATCTCGCTTATCTGGAAGGATTTCTTACGGAAAGCAGGAAAGAGAAGTTTTTAAAAATATTGGAACAACGCACCAATCATTTTACAATTGCATTGGAAGATGTTTATCAGCTTCATAATACGAGTGCGGTTATGCGAAGTTGTGAAGTATTTGGTATTCAGAATCTTCACGTAGTTGAAGAAAAATACGGTAAGAAGATTGACAAGGAAATTGCTATGGGAGCCCAAAAATGGGTTGATGTAAACCGATACAATTCCAATACAGAATGCCTAAAGACCTTAAAGGAAAAGGGCTACCAGATTATTGCCACTACGCCTCATAATGACTCCTGTTTATTGCATGAATTTGATATTACAAAGCGTTCTGCTTTGTTTTTTGGTACTGAAAGAGGAGGTCTCTCTGAAGAAGTAATGGAAGAAGCGGATGGTTTTTTGAAAATCCCGATGGTTGGTTTTACAGAAAGTCTGAACATTTCAGTTTCAGCCGCAATAGTAATACAGGACATTACAAGCCGATTACGTCAGTCTGATGTAGATTGGAAACTGACTGAAGATGAAATACTTTCAAGAAGACTGGCCTGGGCAAAAAATTCAATCCGCGATATCAAAAGAATAGAGCAGCGGTATATGGAAATGAATAATATTTCCGGATAG
- a CDS encoding carboxypeptidase-like regulatory domain-containing protein, giving the protein MRYFAVFFFFFVTSFAFAQDTKISATVINDNTLLPLADVSVINLNKVKGTTTNASGYFELVAEVNDTLHISTLGYKSIKVRVTNDWFKTKSTKIKMTEKAYALEEVVINQYNLTGYLEIDYKIIPIKENFRYSISGLSQGYEMGRYSPGAFSKVVGSIFNPADMLYNFFGKKPTELKRLKEMKKDDAVKNLLASKFDRETLGALLGVTPNEIAEILERCNYSEAFIKTANDLQIMDAINECYEEYKILKGKK; this is encoded by the coding sequence ATGAGATATTTTGCAGTTTTCTTTTTCTTTTTCGTAACCTCTTTTGCTTTTGCACAGGATACAAAAATTTCGGCTACAGTAATAAACGACAATACTTTGCTCCCCCTCGCAGATGTTAGCGTAATTAACCTCAACAAGGTTAAAGGAACAACAACAAATGCTAGCGGTTACTTTGAATTGGTTGCCGAAGTAAACGATACACTTCACATTTCAACTCTGGGATACAAATCTATCAAGGTAAGAGTTACCAACGACTGGTTCAAGACTAAAAGCACAAAAATTAAAATGACCGAAAAGGCTTATGCTTTGGAAGAAGTGGTCATTAACCAATACAACCTAACCGGATATCTGGAAATCGATTATAAAATTATTCCAATAAAAGAAAATTTCAGATACAGCATTTCAGGCCTGTCACAAGGTTATGAAATGGGAAGATACTCACCAGGCGCTTTCTCGAAAGTAGTAGGTTCTATCTTCAACCCGGCTGACATGCTTTACAATTTCTTCGGAAAAAAGCCTACAGAACTCAAAAGGCTGAAAGAAATGAAAAAAGATGATGCCGTGAAAAACCTGCTGGCTTCCAAATTCGACAGGGAGACTCTAGGTGCCTTATTAGGCGTTACTCCTAACGAAATTGCCGAAATTCTGGAACGTTGCAACTACTCTGAAGCATTTATCAAAACGGCTAATGATTTGCAAATCATGGATGCGATTAATGAGTGCTACGAAGAGTATAAAATCCTGAAAGGCAAGAAATAA
- a CDS encoding DEAD/DEAH box helicase has product MNKFEQLGLSESLQRAILDLGFENPTEVQEKAIPLLLAQDTDMVALAQTGTGKTAAFGFPLIQKIDADNRNTQALVLSPTRELCLQITNEIKNYSKYEKGINVVAIYGGASITEQAREIKRGAQIVVATPGRMQDMINRGLVNITQISYCVLDEADEMLNMGFYDDIVNILSTSPDDKNTWLFSATMPAEVARIARQFMSEPLEITVGTKNSGSATVSHEFYLVNARDRYEALKRLADANPDIFSVVFCRTKRDTQAVAEKLIEDGYSAAALHGDLSQAQRDGVMKSFRGRQIQMLVATDVAARGIDVDNVTHVINYQLPDEVETYNHRSGRTGRAGKLGTSIVIVTKSELRKISAIEKIIKQKFEEKPIPSGIEICEIQLLHLANKIKDTEVDHEIDNYLPAINNVFEALTKEELIKRMVSVEFNRFINYYKKNRDISAQSAGERRPSGEGASREGGAVRYFVNIGSRDNFDWMSLKDFLKETLELGRDDVFKVDVKEGFSFFNTDAEHADKVMDVLNGIEMDGRRINVEISKNDGGGRNSSRRDHNGRGNRSGGGGGFRSDRNSAPRREGGFRSDRGGSSDRPGRRSEGFSSDRSDRSDRPRREGGFSERFPRRSENRSEFPKARRTRRD; this is encoded by the coding sequence ATGAACAAATTTGAACAATTAGGATTGAGTGAGTCGCTGCAGAGGGCGATTTTAGATCTAGGATTTGAAAATCCGACAGAGGTGCAGGAAAAAGCGATTCCCCTATTATTGGCACAAGACACAGACATGGTTGCGTTGGCTCAGACAGGGACAGGGAAAACAGCAGCGTTTGGTTTTCCGCTTATCCAAAAGATTGATGCCGACAATAGAAATACTCAGGCGTTGGTTTTATCACCAACACGCGAACTTTGTTTGCAGATTACAAATGAAATCAAAAACTACTCTAAGTACGAAAAAGGTATTAATGTAGTTGCGATTTATGGCGGTGCCAGCATTACAGAGCAGGCTAGGGAAATTAAGAGAGGAGCACAAATTGTTGTAGCTACCCCGGGAAGAATGCAGGACATGATCAATAGAGGATTGGTGAACATTACACAAATCAGCTATTGCGTACTTGACGAAGCAGACGAAATGTTGAACATGGGATTTTATGACGATATCGTAAACATCCTTTCAACTTCACCAGACGACAAAAACACATGGTTATTCTCGGCTACGATGCCGGCTGAAGTAGCTAGAATTGCAAGACAATTCATGAGCGAACCATTGGAAATTACTGTTGGAACCAAAAACTCTGGTTCTGCTACAGTTTCACACGAATTTTATTTGGTAAATGCCCGTGATCGTTACGAGGCATTGAAAAGATTGGCTGATGCTAATCCGGATATATTTTCTGTGGTGTTTTGCCGTACGAAACGAGACACACAGGCAGTTGCTGAAAAATTAATAGAAGACGGATACAGTGCTGCTGCATTGCATGGAGATTTATCTCAGGCACAGCGTGATGGCGTTATGAAATCATTCCGTGGAAGACAAATCCAGATGCTTGTAGCGACAGACGTTGCGGCACGTGGAATTGATGTTGACAACGTGACTCACGTAATCAACTACCAACTTCCGGATGAAGTAGAAACCTATAACCACCGTTCCGGAAGAACCGGACGTGCGGGAAAACTAGGAACTTCTATCGTAATTGTAACTAAAAGCGAATTGCGTAAAATTTCTGCTATTGAAAAAATCATCAAGCAGAAATTTGAAGAAAAACCAATTCCTTCCGGAATCGAAATCTGTGAAATCCAGTTGTTGCACTTAGCTAACAAAATCAAGGATACAGAAGTAGATCATGAAATTGACAATTATCTTCCGGCAATCAACAACGTTTTTGAAGCCCTGACAAAAGAAGAGCTTATCAAAAGAATGGTTTCGGTAGAATTTAACCGTTTCATCAACTACTACAAGAAAAACAGAGACATTTCTGCACAATCAGCCGGAGAAAGACGTCCTTCAGGTGAAGGTGCTTCAAGAGAAGGCGGTGCAGTACGTTATTTCGTGAATATTGGCTCCAGAGATAATTTCGACTGGATGTCATTAAAAGACTTCCTGAAAGAAACGTTAGAATTAGGACGCGACGACGTTTTCAAAGTAGACGTAAAAGAAGGTTTCTCTTTCTTCAACACCGATGCTGAACATGCAGACAAAGTTATGGATGTATTGAACGGAATCGAAATGGACGGAAGAAGAATCAATGTTGAAATCTCTAAAAATGACGGAGGTGGCAGAAACAGCTCCAGAAGAGACCACAACGGCAGAGGAAACAGATCTGGCGGTGGCGGTGGATTCAGAAGCGACAGAAATTCTGCTCCAAGAAGAGAAGGCGGATTCAGAAGCGACAGAGGCGGATCATCAGACAGACCCGGACGCAGAAGCGAAGGCTTTTCTTCAGATCGTTCAGACCGTTCTGACCGTCCAAGAAGAGAAGGTGGATTTTCTGAACGCTTTCCAAGACGTTCTGAAAACAGATCGGAATTTCCGAAAGCAAGAAGGACTAGAAGAGACTAA